One genomic window of Osmerus eperlanus unplaced genomic scaffold, fOsmEpe2.1 SCAFFOLD_226, whole genome shotgun sequence includes the following:
- the LOC134016258 gene encoding LOW QUALITY PROTEIN: protein mono-ADP-ribosyltransferase PARP14-like (The sequence of the model RefSeq protein was modified relative to this genomic sequence to represent the inferred CDS: deleted 1 base in 1 codon) has product MYNKRRRLSCSVFLRGERMAGHPFPLTVEGSWKTAVSAGVKNKLHIYFQSKKKSCGGDCIIQYDDLKTNLATVFFQSEDVRNSVLEKRNHEITIDKETVQLRVSLSDGNQETSPESINQGNNGKSDVSVDPPDLESMSGTGAGLGAGPGTGPGPGPGAGAGAGAGPGTGPDAGLAVGEEGIPRSTAVVLQGIPDTMSKEVLGMIVESVGHLDEDHFDLELISEINTAVVTFRNPNDVGRFLDESKTHKKFSQHGLTGWPLEMVQCVRVENLTPALCNTEMLELYFERWGGQVKDCTLIPEEHAAIVTFEESKGAVKTLKRDNVISSVKVDVYPYYKSLGTVLYGKDRPLWKTPDAFTKGVHPAVWKFLVMKKLFSVIDDQMKTHFCQVNMDSPEARLSPLPSLIRQRGLTAQQLDQWKDNASDAFCNILARYSAFECTTNAPAWKAVETEIRSVVKQDAVLVPDFSRGTLTVAGLEENLRHLKRPVENSMGKALSKIERQSDGIREEVDMPPAKFNILQQMGIKKAVAAISAEMHFSYVDITKKLVLSGLAAEVLKVRMWILERELEMKKKQLDVDPVLVDFLKSVDYMEMSQDLFTSRGISAVYHIEGRGIHLTGSSEGALTEAEKRLKGVLSLYHINIEDEGVLKMPEWKTLNNQLLDSCNTSKKKTVVINLESGLGITVSGFLEPVKEVSSGLEDFVEKYSRVEESVRVKSCAVAKFIEDNKSQDWKRFAKPDEVKVHFDPRRPRIFISGARLHVKEVMKAFRSIAADLCTDELKIMKPGAKKYFLEQGSMFLPTVMREYSCVVLLQENHMLDDEEEEEEGEDEDKGFRTSPCCEVRTASGVLVSVTMADICKFRADAVVNAANEDLKHIGGLALALLRASGPQLQKLSDDHISKYGQLSPGDAVVTDAGNLPCKHVIHAVGPRFTDSDRFTAVCRLKKAVTQSLSAAERMGCSSVAVPAVSSGIFGFPLDICSDTIAKAVREFCDTERNYGSLAEIHLVDNDAKRVTAMANAIQTVFGDRNPRMDLPKQRAQRGTGYRGRGQRGHQHPGFRGKSSWGGGDWEQGGRGGRGQSTWGGGDWEQGGRGGRGQSTWGGGDWEQGGRGGRGQSTWGGGDWEQGGRGGRGQSSWGGGDWEQGGRGGRGRGKRGRGGYNEGKEAAGSSGQRGQDRQFEREDREDFLQSKRTQEGMKIVLRKGNIQEQHTDIIVNTIAENVDLGTGAVSNAILQAAGPQLQSAARDEAGSGRLTYGKVLVTDGFNLRCRRVFHAVCPPWDHGAGQAEEALRTIIRFCLKEAEKLKLRSLSFPAIGTGNMSFPRSLVSSLMLQEVQTFSRTTNPEYLCEVAFVVHHTDTQTVDCFSREFQGQAQGSRMETSSGQSHHSNSPHHKSQQSPAFFGQVSSASLGVYRMQMGHLTFEVSSGDITKDSSDVIINSSNKDFSLKSGVSKAILDAAGLQVEQECARIVKSPQFQPCLMIMTSAGLLPCKRIIHIMGHNDPSKIKDIVYEVLKTCDKHKLTSVAFPALGTGLGGVSPSAVADAMMDAVVNFVRKKNTSVVKSVKILIFQPNMLTEFHKSMQKRQGKEVEEKSFLTKMKDSVTSFFMGPSEESSETRNFVMQQEEFDPVVFQLCADKHRSVSAAKARIENLIVKEQSNEDVKSQHIQQLSQRDLEELQALQKELSVSVRLEKKGPDSVIRLEGLTRDVLTAHKKVREMIDRVEKAESHKQKAQLLSKLVEWQYQDKVKGTMEPFDIFTNFDLEEALERKRSIRIKIHNVDHDADVVRKKASRIGRVQSEIELYREDLKGDGSASLPAHWEDMKGSLVKMVTLNPGSPEYIGVEKEFRKTGLASAITKIKRVQNGSLWKNYQIKKKHLENKNKHTNNEKQLFHGTSSSSIGQINDNGFNRSYAGQHGAMFGSGSYFAVDPAYSANGYAKPDAQGHKRMYLALVLVGDHTLGNTTLIVPPAKSGTTDLFDSVTDNVANPTMFVIFNDVQAYPEFLIHSSKLDL; this is encoded by the exons ATGTACAACAAAAGACGACGCTTGAGTTGCTCAGTCTTTCTGCGAGGTGAAAGAATGGCTGGACATCCTTTCCCCCTGACGGTAGAGGGAAGTTGGAAAACTGCCGTCTCTGCTGGGGTAAAGAACAAGCTCCACATTTATTTTCAAAGTAAAAAGAAGTCGTGTGGAGGGGACTGCATCATACAATACGATGATCTGAAAACCAACTTAGCGACAGTTTTTTTCCAATCGGAAGACG TGAGGAATAGCGTCCTTGAAAAAAGAAATCATGAGATTACCATAGACAAGGAGACAGTGCAGCTACGCGTTTCATTGTCGGACGGAAACCAAGAGACATCTCCGGAATCG ATTAATCAAGGAAATAATGGAAAATCAG ATGTGTCGGTGGACCCTCCAGACTTGGAAAGCATGTCTGGAACAGGAGCTGGGCTTGGTGCTGGGCCTGGAACtgggcctggtcctggtcctggtgctggtgctggtgctggtgctgggccTGGAACTGGTCCTGATGCTGGCCTAGCTGTGGGTGAAGAGGGGATTCCTCGGAGCACTGCTGTGGTCCTCCAGGGAATACCCGACACCATGTCCAAGGAAGTACTGGGAATGATAGTGGAAAGTGTCGGTCACCTGGATGAAGACCACTTTGATCTGGAGCTCATCTCTGAGATAAACACTGCAGTGGTGACCTTCAGGAATCCCAACG ATGTTGGCCGGTTTCTGGATGAAAGCAAGACTCATAAGAAGTTCTCGCAGCACGGTCTGACTGGCTGGCCTCTGGAGATGGTCCAGTGTGTCAGAGTGGAGAACCTCACCCCTGCCCTCTGTAATACAGAGATGCTGGAGCTCTACTTTGAGAGGTGGGGGGGCCAAGTGAAGGACTGCACCCTCATCCCAGAAGAACATGCGGCCATTGTGACATTTGAGGAGTCAAAAG GGGCAGTAAAAACTCTGAAGAGAGATAACGTTATCAGCAGTGTCAAAGTTGATGTGTATCCATACTACAAGTCACTAGGCACCGTCCTGTACGGTAAGGACCGCCCTTTGTGGAAGACGCCAGACGCCTTCACAAAGGGCGTGCACCCTGCCGTGTGGAAATTCCTGGTCATGAAGAAACTATTTTCGGTCATCGATGACCAGATGAAGACCCACTTCTGTCAGGTAAACATGGACTCTCCAGAGGCCAGGCTGAGTCCTCTACCATCCTTAATCAGACAGCGAGGCCTAACAGCTCAACAGCTCGACCAATGGAAAGACAACGCCTCTGATGCCTTCTGTAACATCCTCGCCCGATATTCCGCCTTTGAGTGCACAACAAATGCACCAGCTTGGAAAGCAGTGGAGACAGAAATCCGCTCTGTGGTGAAACAGGATGCTGTCCTAGTCCCCGATTTCTCAAGAGGGACTCTGACCGTCGCAGGACTGGAGGAAAACTTGCGACATCTAAAGCGTCCTGTGGAGAACAGCATGGGGAAAGCCTTGAGCAAGATCGAGAGGCAGTCGGATGGTATAAGAGAGGAAGTAGATATGCCTCCTGCCAAGTTCAACATCCTGCAGCAAATGGGAATTAAGAAGGCAGTAGCAGCCATATCTGCTGAGATGCATTTCTCCTACGTTGACATCACCAAGAAGCTGGTTCTCTCAGGTCTGGCTGCAGAGGTGCTCAAGGTGCGGATGTGGATCCTGGAGAGGGAGCTTGAGATGAAGAAGAAACAGCTGGATGTGGACCCGGTTCTTGTGGACTTCCTGAAGTCTGTGGACTACATGGAGATGTCACAAGACTTGTTCACCTCGCGGGGCATCAGTGCTGTGTACCATATCGAGGGTAGGGGGATTCATCTGACTGGCAGCTCAGAAGGAGCCCTGACAGAGGCTGAGAAGAGGCTGAAAGGGGTGCTGTCCCTGTACCACATCAACATTGAAGACGAGGGGGTTTTGAAAATGCCCGAATGGAAGACACTGAACAATCAACTACTCGACTCCTGCAACACATCCAAGAAAAAAACTGTGGTGATCAATCTAGAGAGCGGCCTTGGAATCACTGTGTCTGGTTTCCTTGAGCCGGTAAAGGAAGTCAGCAGCGGTTTGGAGGACTTTGTCGAGAAGTACTCGCGGGTTGAAGAGTCTGTCCGTGTTAAGTCTTGTGCTGTGGCTAAATTCATTGAGGACAACAAATCACAGGATTGGAAACGTTTTGCCAAACCTGATGAGGTCAAAGTTCACTTTGATCCTAGAAGACCTAGAATCTTCATCTCTGGAGCCCGACTCCATGTCAAGGAAGTCATGAAAGCCTTTAGGAGTATTGCAGCGGATCTGTGCACCGATGAGCTGAAAATCATGAAACCTGGAGCTAAGAAGTACTTTCTAGAGCAGGGCAGTATGTTCTTACCCACCGTGATGAGGGAATACAGCTGTGTGGTGCTGTTACAGGAGAATCACATGCTggatgacgaggaggaggaggaggagggtgaagatGAAGACAAAGGCTTCCGAACCTCACCTTGCTGTGAAGTTCGAACGGCTAGCGGGGTCCTCGTCTCGGTGACGATGGCCGACATTTGCAAGTTCAGAGCGGACGCCGTGGTCAATGCCGCCAATGAGGATCTGAAACACATCGGTGGTCTGGCTTTAGCTCTGCTCCGTGCGTCCGGGCCACAGCTTCAGAAGCTCAGTGATGATCACATTAGCAAGTACGGACAGCTGAGTCCAGGCGATGCTGTGGTGACAGACGCAGGAAACCTGCCCTGTAAACACGTGATCCATGCAGTTGGCCCGCGCTTCACAGACTCCGACCGCTTTACAGCCGTGTGTCGTTTGAAGAAGGCTGTGACACAGAGCCTCAGCGCGGCGGAGAGGATGGGCTGCTCGTCGGTGGCGGTCCCCGCCGTGAGCTCTGGAATATTCGGTTTTCCTCTGGACATCTGCAGCGACACCATCGCCAAAGCCGTGCGGGAGTTCTGTGACACCGAAAGAAACTATGGCTCCCTGGCTGAGATCCACCTGGTTGACAACGATGCGAAAAGAGTGACGGCCATGGCGAACGCTATCCAGACTGTCTTTGGTGACCGGAACCCGAGAATGGACCTGCCAAAACAGAGAGCTCAACGGGGGACTGGATACAGAGGAAGGGGACAACGAGGACACCAACATCCTGGATTCAGAGGAAAGTCATCATGGGGAGGTGGGGACTGGGAacaaggaggcagaggaggcagaggacagTCAACATGGGGAGGTGGGGACTGGGAacaaggaggcagaggaggcagaggacagTCAACATGGGGAGGTGGGGACTGGGAacaaggaggcagaggaggcagaggacagTCAACATGGGGAGGTGGGGACTGGGAacaaggaggcagaggaggcagaggacagTCATCATGGGGAGGTGGGGACTGGGAacaaggaggcagaggaggccgaggcagaggaaagagaggtagaggaggctACAATGAAGGCAAAGAGGCTGCAGGCTCTTCTGGGCAGCGAGGCCAAGACAGGCAGTTTgagagggaagacagagaggactTCCTGCAGTCCAAGCGTACTCAAGAAGGAATGAAGATCGTTCTCAGGAAGGGGAATATCCAAGAGCAACAT ACTGACATCATCGTCAACACCATCGCTGAGAACGTGGACCTTGGGACAGGCGCCGTCTCCAACGCCATCCTTCAAGCCGCTGGGCCTCAGCTCCAATCAGCAGCCAGAGATGAGGCGGGCAGTGGCAGGTTGACCTATGGGAAAGTCCTGGTTACTGATGGCTTCAACTTGCGATGCAGGCGGGTGTTCCATGCAGTCTGTCCACCATGGGACCATGGGGCTGGCCAAGCAGAAGAG GCACTCAGGACGATCATAAGGTTTTGCCTAAAGGAGGCTGAGAAGTTGAAACTAAGGTCCCTGTCTTTCCCTGCCATCGGCACGGGTAACATGAGCTTCCCCAGGTCTCTGGTGTCCAGCCTCATGCTGCAGGAGGTCCAGACCTTCAGCAGGACTACAAACCCAGAGTACCTGTGTGAGGTGGCCTTTGTGGTCCATCATACTGACACCCAAACTGTGGAT TGCTTTAGCAGAGAATTCCAAGGCCAGGCACAGGGAAGTCGGATGGAAACCTCATCTGGCCAATCGCATCACTCCAATTCTCCCCATCACAAATCACAGCAGTCTCCTG CTTTCTTTGGACAGGTGTCATCAGCCTCTCTCGGCGTGTACCGCATGCAGATGGGTCACCTGACCTTTGAAGTGTCATCGGGAGATATCACCAAAGACAGCAGTGATGTCATCATTAACTCCTCCAACAAGGACTTCAGTCTCAAATCAG GTGTGTCAAAGGCGATTTTAGATGCAGCTGGATTACAGGTGGAACAGGAATGTGCACGGATCG TCAAATCTCCACAGTTCCAGCCATGCTTAATGATAATGACATCGGCGGGACTCCTCCCTTGTAAACGCATTATCCACATCATGGGCCACAATGACCCCAGCAAGATCAAGGACATTGTGTATGAAGTCCTTAAGACCTGTGATAAGCACAAGCTCACCTCAGTGGCTTTCCCCGCCCTTGGAACAG GCCTGGGCGGAGTCAGCCCCTCTGCAGTTGCGGACGCCATGATGGACGCGGTGGTGAACTTTGTGAGGAAAAAGAACACCAGCGTGGTTAAGAGCGTGAAGATTCTGATATTCCAGCCCAACATGTTGACTGAATTCCACAAGAGCATGCAGAAGAGACAGGggaaggaagtggaggagaagagcttTTTAACCAAGATGAAAG ATTCAGTCACATCCTTTTTCATGGGTCCTAGCGAGGAGAGCTCTGAGACCAGGAACTTTGTCATGCAGCAGGAAGAGTTTGACCCTGTAGTGTTCCAGCTGtgtgcagacaaacacaggTCTGTGAGTGCAGCCAAGGCTCGGATCGAAAACCTGATCGTGAAGGAGCAGTCTAATGAGGATGTCAAGAGTCAGCACATCCAGCAGCTCAGCCAGAGGGACTTGGAGGAGTTGCAGGCCCTGCAGAAGGAGCTTTCTGTCAGTGTCCGTCTGGAGAAGAAGGGCCCAGACTCTGTCATCCGCCTGGAGGGTTTGACCCGAGATGTCCTCACTGCACACAAGAAGGTCAGAGAAATGATCGACAGGGTGGAGAAGGCTGAGAGCCACAAACAGAAGGCCCAACTCCTGAGCAAGCTGGTAGAGTGGCAGTACCAAGACAAGGTGaagggaacgatggaacccttTGACATCTTCACCAACTTTGACCTGGAGGAGGCCTTAGAACGTAAACGCTCCATCAGAATCAAGATCCACAATGTGGACCACGATGCCGACGTGGTCCGCAAAAAAGCATCACGTATCGGAAGAGTTCAGAGTGAAATTGAGTTGTATAGAGAAGATCTGAAAG GTGATGGTTCTGCGTCTCTGCCAGCTCATTGGGAAGACATGAAGGGTTCCCTCGTGAAGATGGTCACTTTAAATCCTGGATCTCCAGAGTACATCGGTGTGGAGAAGGAATTTAGGAAGACAGGGCTGGCCTCTGCCATCACCAAA ATTAAAAGAGTCCAGAATGGATCCCTGTGGAAGAACTAC